A single genomic interval of Bacillus smithii harbors:
- a CDS encoding YceD family protein, with amino-acid sequence MIFLKWSVAQLRKNRDDFIIDETVEIPELKQMDEQIRDLSPVHITGRADISSEKVTFHLHVTGQFILPCARTLVDVPYPFAIDSTEIYVLKEWPGQDWEDEDVHKVQGDTLDLLPVIKEMLLAEVPLQVISEDAKKKELPSGKDWKLLTEDQLLQEESEKIDPRLAKLADLFADDK; translated from the coding sequence GTGATTTTTTTGAAGTGGTCCGTTGCACAATTACGAAAAAATCGTGATGACTTTATCATTGACGAGACGGTAGAGATACCGGAATTAAAACAAATGGATGAACAAATCCGCGATCTTTCCCCCGTACATATTACGGGAAGAGCTGATATAAGTTCTGAAAAAGTGACGTTTCATCTTCATGTCACGGGTCAATTTATTCTTCCGTGCGCTCGGACGTTGGTCGATGTACCGTACCCGTTTGCGATCGATTCAACCGAGATATACGTCTTGAAAGAATGGCCCGGACAGGATTGGGAAGATGAAGATGTCCATAAGGTTCAAGGGGATACGCTGGATTTGTTGCCTGTCATAAAGGAAATGTTATTGGCAGAAGTGCCATTGCAAGTGATTAGTGAAGATGCGAAGAAGAAAGAACTTCCATCAGGAAAAGATTGGAAGCTGTTGACGGAGGATCAACTTCTTCAAGAAGAAAGCGAAAAAATAGATCCACGTTTGGCAAAGCTGGCTGATCTTTTTGCTGATGACAAATAA
- the rpmF gene encoding 50S ribosomal protein L32, whose product MAVPFRRTSKTRKNKRRTHYKLQVPGMVECPNCGEMKLAHRVCPSCGTYKGKEVVNK is encoded by the coding sequence ATGGCAGTACCTTTTAGAAGAACATCTAAAACAAGAAAAAACAAACGTCGTACTCATTATAAATTGCAAGTACCAGGAATGGTAGAATGCCCAAACTGCGGTGAAATGAAACTTGCTCACCGTGTATGTCCATCATGCGGAACTTACAAAGGAAAAGAAGTTGTGAATAAATAA
- a CDS encoding patatin-like phospholipase family protein — protein sequence MWKLIEKEVGEVLAKPKIGLALGSGGAKGFAHVGVLKAFQEASIPIDMIAGSSMGALVASFYGAGHSMEQLSKFSLAFRKKFFLDFTVPKMGLIAGNRIKDMIRLLTHGKNIEDLMLPVAIVATDLKQAEKVVFTKGPVADAVRASISIPGIFVPEKWNGKLLVDGGVVDRVPVSVVKEMGADIIIGVDVSGVKKGTDISTIYDVIIQSIDILQLEAMENRTVESHLMIKPPVEKFNSRSFTNIQEIIQAGENEARKKIPEILTIIDDWKENHEGETN from the coding sequence ATGTGGAAGCTGATAGAAAAGGAGGTCGGAGAAGTTTTGGCAAAACCTAAGATCGGTCTTGCTCTCGGATCCGGGGGAGCAAAGGGATTTGCCCACGTGGGGGTGTTAAAAGCATTTCAAGAGGCTTCCATTCCTATAGATATGATTGCAGGCAGCAGTATGGGTGCTCTTGTCGCGAGTTTTTATGGTGCGGGCCACAGTATGGAGCAATTAAGCAAGTTTTCCTTAGCGTTTCGGAAAAAGTTCTTTTTAGATTTTACTGTCCCTAAAATGGGATTGATTGCGGGCAATCGAATCAAAGACATGATTCGTTTATTGACTCATGGCAAAAATATTGAAGACTTAATGTTGCCCGTTGCGATTGTCGCCACGGATCTGAAGCAAGCAGAAAAAGTGGTATTCACGAAAGGTCCTGTAGCGGATGCCGTAAGGGCGAGCATTTCCATTCCCGGAATCTTTGTCCCAGAAAAATGGAACGGTAAACTATTGGTGGACGGTGGGGTGGTCGATCGTGTCCCTGTTTCGGTAGTAAAGGAAATGGGGGCGGATATTATCATCGGGGTTGATGTGTCGGGAGTGAAAAAAGGGACGGATATTTCGACGATTTATGACGTCATCATTCAGAGCATCGACATTTTACAGCTAGAAGCGATGGAAAATCGTACGGTAGAATCACATCTCATGATCAAACCACCAGTAGAAAAATTCAATTCGCGAAGTTTTACCAATATCCAAGAAATTATTCAAGCAGGTGAAAATGAAGCCCGCAAAAAGATTCCTGAAATTTTAACTATTATAGACGACTGGAAGGAGAACCATGAGGGTGAAACGAACTAA
- a CDS encoding nucleotidyltransferase, producing MKSAGIVVEYNPFHNGHLHHILQTKRITGAEVLIAVMSGHFLQRGEPALLSKWARAKMALHSGVDLVVELPYYFATQKAETFAFGAIALLHELGVDSFCFGSESGDIKAFEKTANLLEEQNEQIQNEVQKWIKTGISYPKAQSLAMKNVLKNVSLLDTSKPNNILGLQYIKAKNRLSPDMKAYTIPRQGAGYHDKQPNKSIASATGIRHSIFHPNGVRLDGVKPYVPNATFTELKKYLSTFGVLHHWELYWPYLQYQLLSAKPEELQSIYEVEEGIEYRLIEAAHQSTSFQQFMESVKTKRYTWTRLQRMCVHILTHASKEQMAAESDYPSYIRVLGMTSKGREYLRNVKKTLQIPLIAKASAYRNLLTADIKATNIFAIGLPSNKRSALLNSDLLFSPVIIP from the coding sequence ATGAAAAGTGCTGGAATTGTGGTTGAATATAATCCTTTTCATAACGGCCACCTGCATCATATTTTGCAAACGAAACGAATAACAGGCGCTGAAGTGCTGATCGCCGTGATGAGCGGCCATTTTTTGCAAAGAGGGGAACCGGCACTCCTTTCCAAATGGGCGAGGGCAAAAATGGCCCTGCATTCCGGAGTTGACCTTGTCGTGGAGCTCCCTTATTATTTTGCCACTCAGAAGGCCGAAACCTTTGCTTTCGGAGCCATTGCTCTTTTACACGAGCTCGGTGTGGACAGTTTTTGTTTTGGAAGCGAATCAGGGGATATCAAAGCGTTTGAAAAAACGGCCAACTTGTTGGAAGAACAAAATGAACAGATTCAAAACGAAGTACAAAAATGGATCAAAACGGGCATAAGCTACCCAAAGGCTCAATCACTGGCCATGAAAAATGTTTTAAAAAACGTTTCTCTTTTAGATACGTCCAAGCCCAATAATATTTTGGGCCTTCAATACATCAAAGCAAAGAATCGACTGTCACCGGACATGAAAGCGTATACGATCCCTCGCCAAGGAGCCGGATACCACGATAAACAACCGAACAAGTCGATAGCAAGCGCTACCGGGATTCGCCATTCTATTTTTCATCCAAATGGTGTTCGGTTAGACGGTGTAAAACCCTATGTTCCGAACGCGACCTTTACCGAATTAAAAAAATATCTATCCACTTTCGGAGTTCTCCATCATTGGGAATTGTATTGGCCTTATTTGCAATATCAATTGCTTTCTGCCAAGCCGGAAGAACTGCAGTCGATCTACGAAGTGGAAGAAGGAATTGAATATCGGCTGATCGAGGCGGCCCATCAATCCACTTCTTTCCAACAGTTTATGGAATCCGTTAAAACAAAGCGATATACATGGACACGCCTGCAACGAATGTGCGTACATATTTTAACTCATGCTTCAAAAGAACAGATGGCGGCTGAATCAGACTATCCTTCCTATATCAGAGTGCTAGGGATGACATCAAAAGGGCGGGAATATTTAAGAAATGTAAAAAAAACATTACAGATTCCATTGATCGCCAAGGCGTCCGCTTATCGGAATCTGCTTACAGCTGATATAAAAGCGACTAATATTTTCGCAATAGGATTGCCTTCAAACAAACGTTCAGCGCTGCTTAACAGCGATCTTCTCTTTTCCCCGGTCATCATCCCTTAA
- a CDS encoding SepM family pheromone-processing serine protease, which yields MRVKRTKKSYFFLFITGLCLAAVLFFPLPFYITEPGIAHELDSVIKVEGGTKEKGELMLTTVKIVKATLPTYLLASIRKYEDIIPEKELFGDEETDEEYNVRQLYDMNSSKNNAIMAAFHKIKRPYRTDFKGVYVLDVFPDMPAEKVLKPGDRIIAVDGRNLVSSSQFMKYVQSKPPGTQLKVTFVRKEKQITKPISTMKFPMQKHKTGIGIGLMDDIKVTTHPKVTINTKNIGGPSAGLMFSLEIYNQLVKQDITKGYKIAGTGTISPDGTVGRIGGIAYKVVAADKAGADIFFAPNDPIPKEWKKKHPEIQTNYQEAVKAAKDTKTNMKIVPVKTLDDALDYLQKLKPKE from the coding sequence ATGAGGGTGAAACGAACTAAAAAGTCATACTTTTTTTTATTTATAACAGGATTATGTTTAGCTGCAGTGCTATTTTTCCCTCTTCCTTTTTATATTACGGAGCCGGGAATCGCCCATGAACTGGATTCGGTCATCAAGGTCGAAGGCGGGACAAAGGAAAAAGGAGAACTGATGCTGACTACAGTGAAGATTGTAAAAGCCACTCTTCCGACTTATTTGTTGGCTTCTATTCGCAAGTATGAAGACATTATCCCGGAAAAAGAATTGTTTGGCGATGAGGAAACAGATGAAGAATACAATGTCCGCCAACTATATGATATGAACAGCTCAAAAAATAATGCGATCATGGCCGCTTTCCATAAAATCAAACGGCCGTATCGTACTGACTTTAAAGGAGTGTATGTGTTGGATGTTTTTCCTGATATGCCCGCAGAAAAGGTATTAAAGCCAGGAGATAGGATTATTGCGGTAGACGGCAGGAATTTAGTTTCATCCTCGCAATTTATGAAATATGTCCAATCTAAACCACCGGGTACACAGTTGAAAGTCACTTTTGTTCGCAAAGAAAAACAAATCACAAAACCGATCAGTACAATGAAATTCCCTATGCAGAAACATAAAACTGGCATTGGAATAGGATTAATGGACGATATAAAAGTAACCACTCATCCTAAAGTGACGATCAACACGAAAAACATTGGCGGACCTTCTGCAGGACTCATGTTCAGTTTGGAAATCTATAATCAGTTAGTGAAACAAGATATTACAAAAGGATATAAAATTGCTGGTACAGGGACCATTTCTCCGGATGGAACCGTTGGTCGAATTGGAGGAATTGCTTATAAAGTAGTGGCCGCTGATAAAGCTGGAGCGGATATCTTTTTCGCTCCTAATGATCCAATCCCGAAAGAATGGAAGAAGAAGCACCCGGAAATACAAACGAATTATCAAGAAGCGGTAAAGGCGGCAAAAGATACGAAAACGAATATGAAAATTGTTCCCGTCAAAACGTTGGATGATGCCCTTGATTATTTGCAGAAACTAAAACCAAAGGAATGA